One bacterium DNA segment encodes these proteins:
- a CDS encoding SDR family oxidoreductase yields MPRLSKLSRSVADRVVLITGAASGMGRATAHLFADEGAKVAVTDLGRDRVDLVVKEITEAGGTAAGWALDVADLDRIHAVVDEIGATLGDIGIVVNNAGIAVGGTLDMSDDEYEPGWTRALDVLLTSHQRIVRAALPQMRRAGDGRIVNIASTEGLGATKNAGPYTAAKHGVVGLTRSMALDLGPEGITANCICPGPILTGLTEAIPEAHREKFARRRVPARRYADPEEVAHMTLSLALPAASYLNGVAIPVDGGLSIQNT; encoded by the coding sequence ATGCCCCGCCTATCGAAGCTCTCTCGCTCGGTCGCCGACCGGGTCGTGCTGATCACCGGTGCCGCCAGCGGCATGGGCCGTGCGACCGCCCACCTCTTCGCCGACGAAGGCGCGAAGGTCGCGGTGACCGATCTCGGTCGGGATCGCGTCGATCTCGTCGTCAAGGAGATCACCGAAGCCGGCGGGACCGCCGCGGGTTGGGCGCTCGACGTGGCCGACCTCGACCGCATCCATGCGGTCGTCGACGAGATCGGGGCGACCCTCGGCGACATCGGGATCGTGGTCAACAACGCCGGGATCGCCGTCGGCGGGACCCTCGACATGAGCGACGACGAGTACGAGCCGGGATGGACGCGGGCGCTCGACGTGTTGCTCACGTCGCACCAGCGGATCGTTCGCGCCGCGCTGCCCCAGATGCGTCGGGCCGGCGACGGGCGGATCGTCAACATCGCCTCGACGGAGGGACTCGGGGCGACGAAGAACGCCGGTCCCTATACCGCGGCCAAGCACGGGGTCGTCGGGCTCACGCGGTCGATGGCGCTCGATCTCGGACCCGAGGGCATCACCGCGAACTGCATCTGCCCGGGGCCGATCCTCACGGGTCTGACGGAGGCGATTCCGGAGGCGCACCGCGAGAAGTTCGCCCGCCGCCGCGTCCCGGCCCGACGCTACGCCGACCCCGAAGAGGTGGCGCACATGACGCTCTCGCTCGCGTTGCCCGCCGCTTCCTACCTCAATGGCGTGGCGATTCCGGTCGATGGGGGATTGTCGATCCAGAACACGTAG
- a CDS encoding ATP-binding protein: MSPSAPSDHGAGIDGLSEVSRKAFSETSDPAAYVGRPASDATLDAVDRWLEGGSTVCALVATPGLGKTMLLRVVEARLGERGMASRTGAGRPNALYLPYAGLGPIDLAIWVHGLLGRPAPAIAEAGEAVAALARLGEGPDAPFTLLLDDADSIPPETLEAITSTLPTERSSLRLLLALNPDSKGSRLIAALHALAPQEIRYRERLSPVETRAYVRARMRWAGFAAAEIDRVDDEESRRIHALSNGIPRAIHAVAADRLHTASTIRGAEGLGAKRRREDWMGRPIEDDLEF; the protein is encoded by the coding sequence ATGAGTCCGAGTGCGCCGTCCGATCATGGGGCTGGAATCGACGGACTCTCCGAGGTGAGCCGGAAAGCGTTCTCCGAGACGTCCGACCCGGCCGCCTACGTAGGACGGCCGGCCAGCGATGCGACGCTCGACGCGGTCGATCGCTGGCTCGAGGGGGGCTCGACGGTCTGCGCCCTCGTCGCCACGCCCGGGCTCGGCAAGACGATGCTCCTGCGCGTCGTCGAGGCGCGGCTGGGCGAGCGCGGGATGGCGTCCCGGACCGGCGCAGGGCGTCCGAACGCGCTCTATCTCCCCTATGCGGGCCTGGGCCCGATCGACCTCGCGATCTGGGTGCACGGGCTCCTGGGTCGGCCGGCGCCCGCGATCGCGGAGGCGGGCGAAGCCGTGGCAGCACTCGCCCGACTGGGGGAGGGCCCGGATGCGCCCTTCACGCTCCTGCTGGACGACGCCGACTCGATCCCCCCGGAGACCCTCGAGGCCATCACGTCGACGCTTCCGACGGAGCGCTCGTCGCTGCGTCTGCTGCTCGCGCTCAACCCCGACTCGAAGGGCAGCCGACTGATCGCGGCGCTGCATGCGCTCGCGCCGCAGGAGATCCGCTACCGGGAACGGCTGAGTCCCGTCGAGACGAGGGCGTACGTGCGCGCTCGGATGCGCTGGGCCGGCTTCGCCGCCGCCGAGATCGATCGCGTCGACGACGAGGAGTCGCGCCGGATCCACGCACTCTCGAACGGCATCCCGCGCGCGATCCACGCGGTCGCCGCGGACCGTCTCCACACCGCCTCGACGATCCGCGGGGCCGAGGGCCTGGGGGCCAAGCGACGTCGCGAGGACTGGATGGGCCGCCCGATCGAGGACGACCTCGAGTTCTGA